In Armatimonadota bacterium, a genomic segment contains:
- a CDS encoding serine hydrolase, whose protein sequence is MNTSAIDKAIISAMRAWKTPGVAVAIVEGNEEYIQGYGVKEVGTTASITPNTLFAIASMTKAFTATAMAILVDEGKMAWDDHPRKYLPYFRLSDPVADANVTMRDLLSHRTGMSRHDALWCVGERSAEEIVKRYGLAPPSTSFRSTYEYANVPFTAAGLAIGAAAGTTWSKFVEERIFKPLGMNAVCRVSETEASSDHSHGHVPYRGKIVVYPTPEHDNSTAAGAINASANDMSKWIRFHLNDGVFEGEQIVSKRNLDETKKPHMVVPVENPDKYGFDLGTNLSTYCLGWSKEEYRGEIIVTHGGWLRGFTGNVTLIPKRKAGIAVLTNLAVAGEAISIRNLLLDILLSLPKRNWPSIYKKINTLTKKEAKEQKAKEVRHKRTKPSRELEAYVGDYEDSAYGTLTVYLEGGALHAKYGAADYKLKHFHFDTFTGRHERPEIWEDIKVMFALGPDGEVASIKTLADWFSVEFKKVKREAS, encoded by the coding sequence ATGAATACGTCTGCAATTGACAAAGCGATAATATCCGCGATGAGGGCATGGAAAACCCCTGGAGTGGCAGTCGCCATCGTCGAGGGGAATGAGGAATACATCCAGGGATATGGCGTGAAGGAGGTTGGCACGACCGCCTCCATAACGCCGAATACTCTATTTGCTATCGCCTCAATGACGAAGGCTTTCACGGCAACGGCAATGGCTATTCTCGTTGACGAAGGCAAGATGGCTTGGGACGACCATCCTAGGAAATATCTTCCTTATTTTAGACTGTCCGATCCGGTCGCAGATGCCAACGTTACAATGCGCGACTTGCTTTCTCATCGAACTGGTATGTCCCGACATGATGCTCTTTGGTGCGTTGGGGAAAGAAGTGCAGAAGAAATCGTTAAGCGATATGGACTTGCTCCTCCATCAACTTCGTTTCGTTCAACCTATGAGTATGCAAATGTTCCTTTTACAGCAGCTGGCCTTGCAATCGGGGCCGCGGCAGGTACTACCTGGAGCAAATTTGTGGAGGAGCGCATTTTCAAACCTCTTGGAATGAATGCGGTATGCCGTGTGTCAGAAACCGAGGCATCGTCGGATCATTCCCATGGTCATGTCCCTTATAGGGGCAAAATTGTTGTTTACCCGACTCCTGAACATGATAATTCCACTGCGGCGGGCGCAATCAATGCAAGCGCCAACGACATGAGCAAGTGGATTCGCTTTCATCTAAATGACGGAGTGTTTGAGGGCGAACAAATTGTATCTAAGAGAAACCTGGACGAGACGAAAAAGCCGCATATGGTCGTACCGGTAGAGAATCCAGATAAATACGGCTTTGATCTAGGCACTAACTTGAGCACATATTGCTTGGGATGGAGCAAAGAGGAGTATCGAGGTGAAATTATTGTCACCCACGGCGGCTGGCTCAGGGGTTTCACTGGCAACGTTACGCTTATACCAAAACGCAAAGCGGGGATTGCGGTGTTGACCAACCTTGCAGTTGCGGGTGAAGCCATATCAATCAGGAACTTGCTTCTCGACATTCTTTTGAGTCTACCAAAAAGAAATTGGCCTTCGATTTACAAGAAGATCAATACGCTAACGAAGAAAGAGGCAAAAGAACAAAAAGCCAAAGAGGTTCGACACAAGAGGACGAAGCCATCCCGTGAGCTTGAGGCTTATGTGGGTGACTATGAGGATTCGGCGTATGGGACTCTAACCGTTTATCTTGAGGGCGGTGCTTTACACGCCAAATATGGTGCGGCTGATTACAAGCTTAAGCATTTCCATTTCGATACGTTCACAGGCAGACATGAAAGGCCTGAAATATGGGAGGACATAAAGGTAATGTTCGCCCTCGGCCCGGATGGCGAGGTTGCTTCCATCAAGACGCTTGCAGATTGGTTTTCGGTTGAGTTCAAGAAGGTGAAAAGAGAAGCATCGTGA
- a CDS encoding sialidase family protein, whose product MRLVSKEIFAKSPEAGVAGLGYCWYVQPDGAEMEAVYAAQTKSDMQDRKWRRWSSDNGKTWSEAEEIEFIRKSPEGVYRIYSHPPRIDPYKRCLIRFSNRVCLPNDRISEAPSRWTMWYEVSRDGGRNYTVAEQIIGEGFTPDHPFEPIFSGKNGYMLGDQTCAPIFLPNGTILVPIQIAELNADGELFQPYNTPFYQSRVLIGKWKNDTQISWGISSPVRLSPAKTTRGVFEPTLAHVADGKILMVLRGSNMRKKELPGYKWYSVSEDDGRTWSEVRPWTYTNAERFFSPSSCSQLIKHSSGRLFWLGNICHDNPDGNLPRHPFVIGEVDQASLLLKKETLVVIDDVQNGENPDMRLSNFYTYEDRVTHEIVICMPRWFAYRKSENDWTTDTYRYRVRV is encoded by the coding sequence ATGAGACTTGTTAGCAAGGAAATCTTCGCCAAATCACCTGAGGCTGGTGTCGCCGGGCTTGGATACTGCTGGTATGTGCAGCCCGATGGCGCGGAAATGGAAGCAGTGTATGCAGCGCAGACAAAAAGCGACATGCAGGACAGAAAATGGCGCCGGTGGTCTAGCGACAATGGGAAGACTTGGAGTGAGGCTGAGGAGATTGAGTTCATACGAAAATCGCCTGAGGGGGTCTATCGTATTTATTCCCATCCGCCGAGAATAGACCCTTATAAGCGTTGTTTGATTCGCTTTAGCAACCGAGTATGCCTTCCCAACGATAGAATCAGCGAAGCTCCATCTCGTTGGACGATGTGGTATGAAGTGTCGCGCGATGGAGGAAGGAATTATACTGTTGCAGAGCAGATTATCGGTGAGGGCTTTACGCCCGACCATCCCTTTGAGCCGATTTTTTCTGGCAAGAATGGCTATATGCTGGGTGATCAGACTTGCGCGCCGATTTTTCTGCCAAATGGAACAATCTTAGTTCCAATTCAGATAGCGGAGCTCAATGCGGATGGAGAGCTGTTTCAGCCTTATAACACGCCGTTTTACCAATCTAGGGTTCTCATTGGAAAGTGGAAGAATGACACGCAAATTTCCTGGGGGATATCTAGCCCAGTGCGTCTTTCGCCGGCAAAGACCACAAGGGGTGTATTTGAGCCAACGCTGGCGCATGTTGCCGATGGAAAGATTCTAATGGTGCTTCGAGGAAGCAATATGCGAAAGAAAGAATTGCCAGGATACAAGTGGTATTCTGTATCAGAGGATGATGGTAGGACTTGGAGCGAGGTTAGGCCGTGGACATATACTAACGCTGAAAGGTTCTTCTCACCAAGCTCATGCTCGCAGCTTATCAAGCACAGTAGCGGTCGGCTTTTTTGGCTTGGCAACATTTGCCACGATAATCCAGATGGCAATTTACCACGTCACCCTTTTGTAATTGGTGAAGTTGACCAGGCAAGCCTATTGTTAAAAAAGGAAACCCTGGTTGTAATTGATGATGTGCAGAATGGTGAGAACCCCGATATGCGTCTTTCAAACTTTTATACTTACGAGGACCGCGTGACGCATGAGATTGTGATCTGTATGCCACGATGGTTTGCTTATCGGAAGAGCGAGAATGATTGGACAACTGATACTTATCGATATCGAGTTCGCGTGTGA